The Phacochoerus africanus isolate WHEZ1 chromosome 15, ROS_Pafr_v1, whole genome shotgun sequence genome has a segment encoding these proteins:
- the BNIP3 gene encoding BCL2/adenovirus E1B 19 kDa protein-interacting protein 3 — protein MSQSEAPGLQEESLHGSWVELHFGSNGSGSSIPDSVSIYNGDMEKILLDAQHESGRSSSKSSHCDSPPRSQTPQDTNRASETDTHSVGEKSSAQSEEDYMERRREVESLLRKNSDWIWDWSSRPENVPPAKEFLLFKHPKRTTTLSMRNTSVMKKGGVFSAEFLKVFLPSLLLSHLLAIGLGIYIGRRLTTSPSGF, from the exons aTGTCTCAGAGCGAGGCCCCCGGGCTGCAGGAGGAGAGCCTGCACG GCTCCTGGGTAGAATTACACTTTGGCAGTAACGGGAGCGGGAGCAGCATTCCAGACTCCGTTTCTATTTATAACGGCGACATGGAGAAGATACTGCTCGATGCCCAGCACGAATCTGGACGGAGCAGCTCCAAGAGCTCTCACTGCGACAG CCCGCCTCGCTCGCAGACGCCGCAGGACACGAACAGAGCTTCTGAGACGGACACACACAGTGTTGGAGAAAAGAGCAGCGCTCAG TCGGAGGAGGATTacatggagaggaggagggaggtggagagCCTCCTGAGGAAGAACTCGGACTGGATCTGGGACTGGTCCAGCCGGCCGGAGAACGTCCCCCCCGCCAA GGAGTTCCTCCTCTTCAAGCACCCGAAGCGCACGACCACGCTCAGCATGAGGAACACGAGCGTGATGAAGAAGGGGGGCGTCTTCTCGGCCGAGTTTCTCAAAGTCTTTCTTCCGTCTCTTCTGCTGTCCCACCTGCTGGCCATTGGGCTGGG GATCTACATTGGGAGGCGTCTGACCACGTCCCCCAGCGGCTTCTGA